A stretch of the Lolium perenne isolate Kyuss_39 chromosome 3, Kyuss_2.0, whole genome shotgun sequence genome encodes the following:
- the LOC127345140 gene encoding uncharacterized protein produces MARALLRLTTRCCSPLYAPSSLPSRLRSHGLPPTLRFPSLSFSASAASTSSHGPSSGDGGGKEEDDDQAKYENYLGMSDDELMAQCDMGTFKSSGPGGQHRNKRESAVRLRHHPTGIVAQAVEDRSQHKNRSSALSRLRTLIALKVRRPINLDNYTPPVELLQILPLKSTIRSKDVGNQIGPNNIKFSPGMQALLDLLFAVEGSVSEAAKILGLSTGALSRLILSDDSLRAAANELRASKGLKPLR; encoded by the exons ATGGCGCGAGCCCTCCTCCGACTAACCACCCGCTGCTGCTCCCCTCTCTACGCCCCCTCCAGCCTACCTTCGCGGCTCCGGAGCCACGGCCTACCTCCCACCCTCCGCTTCCCGTCCCTCTccttctccgcctccgccgcgTCCACCAGCTCGCATGGCCCCAGCAGCGGCGACGGTGGCGGCAAGGAGGAGGACGATGACCAGGCAAAGTACGAAAACTACCTGGGGATGAGCGACGACGAGCTCATGGCGCAGTGCGACATGGGCACGTTCAAGTCGTCGGGGCCCGGCGGCCAGCACCGCAACAAGCGCGAGTCCGCCGTCCGGCTCCGCCACCACCCCACAGGCATCGTCGCCCAG GCTGTGGAGGATAGGTCACAACATAAGAATCGGTCATCCGCTTTATCTCGGCTTCGGACCTTGATTGCGCTTAAAG TTAGGAGGCCGATAAACCTCGACAACTACACTCCTCCGGTTGAGCTTCTTCAGATTCTGCCCCTGAAGTCTACCATTCGATCAAAGGATGTTGGCAACCAGATTGGCCCAAATAACATTAAATTTTCTCCG GGAATGCAAGCTCTATTGGATCTTCTATTTGCTGTTGAAGGTTCTGTATCAGAGGCAGCGAAAATTCTAGG CTTAAGCACTGGTGCTCTGTCACGGTTAATTTTATCAGATGATTCTTTGCGAGCGGCTGCAAATGAACTGCGAGCTTCCAAG GGACTGAAGCCACTGAGATGA
- the LOC127345137 gene encoding protein NRT1/ PTR FAMILY 4.5 yields the protein MVLGGFVDWRGRAINGEVHGGVKATWFLHVLNVVTNVVIVPNLLNLVTYLHGTMHMGISGSTTTATNFIGATSGFALIAAFLSDSYITRARTMLLFAPFMFLGYGLLALQAYSPSLHPPPCDSKAELNNCEEVHGWNATLLYAALYMCAFGDGTMRVCLPSLGADQFDHEDPSESQRQSSFFNWYSFGISLGGFIGLILIVWLENYKGWDIGFGVCAILILLGLLVVAAGLPFYRNQVPEGSPLTRVLQVLVVAFRNRKLELPKESSRGTWTGSVGALSETNNLKFLDKACITNRGNNGAWSVCSATKVEETKSVLGVLPLFLSSIIGYMPDIIVFTFTVQQGAMTDTRLGSINVSPATLFIIPTAFQMAMLAVYDRFLVPFLRRRTGLAGGVTHLQRVGVGFVSVTLSSVIAAIVERKRKDDLEKKMSLFWLAPQFLLLGVSDVTSFTGLLEFFNSEAPRGMKSIATALFWCDLGLASLMATLLVEVVNVVTRRGQQGGWLEGASLDDGRLDLFYWVVAAVGTLGFVNYVYWAKKYSYQHNPRSVEQSVYHDSS from the exons ATGGTGCTTGGAGGCTTTGTGGATTGGAGGGGGAGAGCCATCAATGGAGAGGTGCATGGCGGAGTCAAAGCAACATGGTTTCTGCACG TCCTGAATGTGGTAACCAACGTGGTTATTGTCCCAAACCTGCTGAATCTGGTCACTTACCTCCACGGAACGATGCATATGGGGATCTCGGGCTCCACAACTACAGCCACTAATTTTATTGGTGCCACTTCTGGGTTTGCACTGATAGCAGCGTTCCTCTCGGACTCCTACATTACTCGTGCTAGAACTATGCTCCTCTTTGCTCCGTTTATGTTTCTG GGATACGGATTGCTCGCGTTGCAAGCCTACTCTCCCTCACTCCATCCACCACCTTGCGACAGTAAGGCAGAGCTGAACAACTGCGAAGAGGTCCATGGCTGGAATGCTACCTTGCTGTACGCAGCCTTGTACATGTGTGCATTTGGTGATGGTACTATGCGTGTTTGCTTGCCATCCCTCGGGGCGGACCAGTTTGACCATGAAGATCCCTCCGAGTCCCAGCGGCAGTCCAGCTTCTTCAACTGGTATTCCTTTGGAATCTCACTCGGAGGTTTTATAGGGCTGATTCTCATAGTGTGGCTCGAGAACTACAAAGGGTGGGATATTGGTTTTGGGGTGTGTGCCATCCTGATTCTACTCGGATTGCTCGTAGTTGCTGCTGGTCTCCCTTTCTATCGCAACCAAGTGCCGGAAGGAAGCCCTCTAACTAGAGTTCTGCAG GTTCTTGTGGTTGCATTCAGGAACAGGAAGCTTGAACTTCCCAAGGAAAGCAGTCGTGGGACATGGACAGGTTCTGTTGGCGCACTCTCTGAAACAAATAATCTGAA ATTCCTCGACAAAGCTTGCATCACCAACCGTGGCAACAACGGAGCCTGGTCAGTCTGCAGCGCGACGAAGGTCGAAGAGACGAAGTCCGTGCTCGGCGTACTCCCTCTCTTCCTCAGCTCCATCATCGGGTACATGCCGGACATCATCGTCTTCACGTTCACCGTGCAGCAGGGCGCCATGACGGACACGAGGCTGGGCAGTATCAACGTGTCCCCCGCGACGCTCTTCATCATTCCCACCGCGTTCCAGATGGCGATGCTCGCCGTCTACGACCGGTTCCTCGTGCCGTTCCTGCGCCGGCGCACGGGCCTCGCCGGGGGCGTCACCCACCTGCAGCGCGTCGGAGTGGGCTTCGTCTCTGTGACACTCTCCTCGGTCATCGCGGCGATCGtcgagaggaagaggaaggatgacTTGGAGAAGAAGATGTCCCTGTTCTGGCTCGCGCCGCAGTTCCTGCTGCTCGGCGTGTCGGACGTGACGTCCTTCACGGGGCTCCTCGAGTTCTTCAACAGCGAGGCGCCGCGGGGCATGAAGTCCATCGCCACCGCGCTGTTCTGGTGCGACCTCGGGCTCGCGTCGCTCATGGCCACGCTCCTGGTGGAAGTGGTGAACGTGGTTACAAGGCGTGGGCAGCAGGGAGGCTGGCTCGAGGGCGCGAGCTTGGACGACGGCCGGCTTGATCTGTTCTACTGGGTTGTTGCTGCTGTCGGAACGCTTGGGTTCGTCAACTACGTGTACTGGGCCAAGAAGTACAGCTACCAGCACAATCCACGGAGCGTCGAGCAATCGGTCTACCATGATTCATCTTGA
- the LOC127345139 gene encoding 2-C-methyl-D-erythritol 4-phosphate cytidylyltransferase, chloroplastic encodes MELRLSSHLQARLPSVPTTPPPSASPTAVLLPASRRGRRLRIGGSCRVAPRRHLHSAICASVQDGAQGQEAVKERSVSVILLSGGQGKRMGANMPKQYLPLLGAPIAVHSLRTFCGMKEVKEVVVVCDPSYKNIFEGSVENLQIPIKFTCPGKERQDSVFNGLQEIDGDSELVCVHDSARPLVSSEDVKKVLEDAAVHGAAVLGVPVKATIKEANSDSFVVKTLDRKTLWEMQTPQVMEPKLLKDGFELVKRDDLEVTDDVSIVEYLKHPVYITEGSYTNIKVTTPDDLLLAERLMNGK; translated from the exons ATGGAGCTCCGCCTCTCCAGCCACCTCCAGGCGCGGCTCCCTTCCGTCCCGACGACGCCTCCGCCGTCGGCTTCCCCCACAGCCGTGCTGCTCCCGGCGTCCCGCCGCGGGCGCCGCCTTCGGATTG GTGGGAGCTGCCGGGTCGCTCCGCGGAGGCATCTGCATTCGGCCATCTGCGCCTCCGTACAGGATGGCGCGCAG GGCCAGGAGGCTGTGAAGGAGAGGAGCGTCTCGGTGATCCTGTTGTCCGGAGGGCAAGGGAAGAGAATGGGG GCAAACATGCCCAAGCAGTATCTACCGCTGCTGGGAGCGCCAATTGCCGTGCACAG TTTAAGGACGTTCTGTGGAATGAAGGAAGTGAAAGAAGTCGTGGTGGTGTGTGATCCATCCTACAAAAACATATTTGAAG GTTCGgttgaaaacttgcaaataccTATTAAATTTACATGCCCGGGTAAAGAGCGACAAGACTCTGTTTTTAATGGACTTCAG GAAATTGATGGAGATTCAGAACTTGTCTGCGTCCATGATTCTGCAAGACCCTTGGTATCTTCTGAAGATGTCAAAAAG GTCTTAGAAGATGCTGCAGTGCATGGAGCAGCTGTTCTTGGTGTCCCTGTCAAAGCTACTATAAAGGAG GCCAACAGCGATTCCTTTGTCGTAAAAACCCTTGATAGGAAAACTCTGTGGGAAATGCAAACTCCACAG GTGATGGAGCCCAAGCTGCTCAAAGATGGTTTCGAGCTTGTTAAAAG GGATGACCTTGAGGTCACTGACGATGTTTCAATCGTAGAATACTTGAAACATCCTGTCTATATCACTGAGGGCTCTTATACAAACATTAAG GTGACAACTCCTGATGACTTGCTCCTAGCTGAGCGCTTGATGAATGGGAAATAG